The Desulfonatronospira thiodismutans ASO3-1 region ACCCAAGAAACAAAGAAACCTTAACCGCCCGTTCGAAGACTCACTAAAGACGCAAAGGTCGCAAAGGAAGGCAGGAAGATTTTTTTCATTTGCCGGGTGTACCCCGGTTAAACAGGCTTCGCTTTTAACGGGGCAGGCGGCAAATGAAAAGGCAGCCTTGTCCAAAACCGTGTCCCGGTTTTGGACAATACACCTGCTTCGCGTCTTGAACTTTGCGTACTTAGCGTCTTTGCGGTTCAAAGGCCTGCCACGCTTCTTAGCGTGGTTCTTGTTTTTATGACAGGGTTTCTCCAGTAAGTCACTAAACATTTCAGCTATGGTTCCCATATATTCCTCATTCATCTCGTTCACAGATCTGGATAAGCTAAGTATTGTATTAATTTTCTGTAACCTTTTCTAGGAGGTCGGTGAATGCCTCTATAGAGGAGCACTTGAAAGACATTTCAAATAGATCGTTCAGGGTATCTACATCTTGAATAGACCTTATCTGTTCCTTGATATTCGGCTTTACTAAATCAAACCTCATTTTAAGGGATTTGACTAGCATTTCTTGAGAGTTCTCCACTTTGACTTGCTTCTCCCATATAGGTTTTTCTTGCAAAAACCTCTGTTCAGTCTCCTCACGCCCTTCTCTTCTAAACATTTCAGCTATGGTTCCCATATATTCCTCCCCTTCGTCTATCTCGGTTTCGGCAATCTTTTTTATATCAATATATTCCTTTTCGTCCCTGGTTACCTCCAGGTAGTGCAAAATCATTTGCACAAAATCAAGTAAGCGCGCCTTGGGATCAACCTTCTTTATCAATTGAAAGGCTTTTTGGACCCCTTGCATGAATTCTGGAGACCCGGAATACCGCCAGAGGGTAAAAAGAGCTTTTAAAGTTTCATCAAAATCGTAATCTTCCGGGTCATCATTTACAGCATCATACAACAAAAAGTTAAAGTCAGGAATGAAAATTGTGAAATCATCAGAGGGCAGATCCACCAGGTCTGACACCTTGGTGGGCTTCCAACCCTCCTCTGGATGAGCTATCAATATCGGGATAATGACCGGCAGTCTGGTTTCACCGGTATTTTTCTGGTATTGCTCCCAGAACTCAAGAATATACCTCAGGAACTGCAGCGGGGTATTCTTCTTGAAGGTGCTCTTGTGCTCCAGGAGAAAAAATACCTTGGCTACATATAAGCCGCACTTGGTCGGCACGCTGACAACTAGGTCGGAATAGTAACCCTGCAGGCTCTTGGGCAGGTATGAGTCCTTCTCGTAATAAATCTTATTAAAATTAAGCTGCTTCACGATTTCTTCAGGAAGCATGGATTTTAATAAGCTGATGGCATTCAGCCGATCCGACAAAAAATACTTGATGGTGCTGTCGTGAATATTTGTCGTGCTCATACTGGTAGAATATTCCTTATGAATCTGGTTGGCAAGCACTTTCACAAAGATCTCAACTTATGCAAAAGTTGATATTTTGAAAAATACAAATGTTCATTTATTCATCTGAAGCTGATTATCCCGTTGCTGACTGGCAGAAATCCGGACATCAAGATCGTAACCATTCAGGGGGTGCCAGCAATCGCCACCGGGAATAGACTTGAGGCGTACTCCCCAGCCGTGAGCGGCAGAGCCGCCCGCCTGTCCCGTGAAACACCCAGCACTCACTTTAATAATTTCGGTTTCATCACAAGCAAACAAATGGAAAAGTGAGTGCTGGGTCAGCGTAGCTGGTTTCACTGGGATGTGCAACGAAGTTGCCAGCCTGCCCCGTTGAATAGCTCATGAGCTAGCCCGCAGGGCATTCAACTGGGGTGCCAAAAAATCTTCTTAGGCACGGGAAGCCTTCAGGCTTCACACAGGTGCTCCGCACACACGGTTTTGAAGAATAAAAGATCCCCAGAAGCATGCCCCGCCCATATCTTTAAACACAGTCTTGAGGTATTCGTTATAGTTTCTTCAGGCTTTGTGTGCGCAGGCAGCAAATAGTTTTAAGGATATGTGCGGGGGCATTACCCGCCTGTGGCAGACAGGCAAATTGCATATCCCCGCCTGAAGAGTTACAACAACTCTACTCCGGGATGTTCGTAAAAGAATTCAGCGGATTCGAAAGACAGGCTATCCGCAGATTGCAGATTCTGGATAATGCGACACCCAGTAGGACTCCTGCTGCAAATAGTTCTCCAGAGGCGTGTCTTCTGGAACACAACCCTTCACAGCAGCATAGATATCCTGCTTTATCTGAACAGGTTTTCTACTGAGCACAAGCAGTCCGAAATCTATATTCCCCAGCAGCCAGAGATGATTTAACTCCTTTAAATACCAGGTCATATGAAATAGCGTATCCTCCGGCATCGGCTTGTGAGGATATTCCTGTTGCAGGTTGTGGGGTACAAGTATCTGGTTGGTTAAAATGGCGGGCCTCCTTGACATAATGAAAAGCCAGTAGAGATATCCCCTACTGGCTAAATCTTAATCTTCTCCCAATCAATCTCATCAAAGTCCACATCCTGCTCACTCATCCTCTCTAACTTCTTCAGGTGCTGCTGCGATATCATCTGGCAGTGGGCCAGGAACAGAGCCCAGGATTTATGCAGGTCAGGGAGGCTTTCTTCAGGAAGTTGGCCCAGCTTCTTTTTGTCAATTCCATATAGCCCTGGCATTTTGGGATCAGCCTTTATAAGATCACAATCATCCAGAACCTTGCAGGCTTTTACTGCGGCCATGCGGCTCTGCTCCGCCTGCTGCAGGAATTTGCCGATAGCCTGCACTTTCTGAGTAGGCTTGCCCTCGTCGTCAATGAATTTACTCCCCTTATCCCCCACAAGGCCGCTTTCCTCGTCCACGCACAAAATATACCGGCCCTCTTTATCCTGAACCATGCGGAAAGGGTAACACTTGAGCAGCATTGGCACATACTGCCCCTGCCACTTGCCGTCTGAATCCACAAAGAGGTTCTTGTTCTTCTTCTGGCCCAGAAGGGCTGCCAGGTGATACTCGCCCTTCTGCCGGAAAAGCACTATGGGCATTTCCATTACAGCCCTGGAAAGATCCAGCAGAGCAAGGGGAACCAGGGCGCTTTGCCTGGCGAAGGAGTAAGAGCTTGGCTTCTGCCAGCGCTTGTCGGCATGGGTTTTGGGGGTGATGGGTTTCATATATGGAATTACCTGATTGATTAAGTAAGTACGTCTTCAATTTCTGAATCAGTCAATTTCAGCTGGCGAAATATCCTTTTGCAGTAAACTGGATTCAGGCTTTTCTTTCCCATCTGAACAGGTGCCGAGTATCTTCGACCATCAACAATGCGGGCGTATATGGCATGATCAGTTTTACCCTGCCTGACAAAAAAAGCCCCTGACTTAACCAGGAGCTTTACCAGTTCAGTGCTGGACATGGAAGGAATCTTAGGCACAGCTGCCTGCCTCGTGAACTTCCAGCAGAATATACTTTCCTGAAGGCTGAGTACTGGACTCAAGCTCGGTGTCATTTAAGAACTCAATGAATTCCTGGATCGGCATAGGTTCGACAACTGTCTCCGGGCTGCTTGAGAGTTCCTCAAGATAGGACTCTATAGCTGCCCTTAGATTTCTTTCAACCTCAGCCAAATCCGCTCCCTGAGCAACAAGGTTTAGCTCCAGACAGACTGCGATATATTCAGAGGAACTTTTTCTCACTATGGCTGTATATTTTTCATGCATGATGTGCTCCGTAGGTTGGTCCCAGCATTTCAACATCACTTTACCTTATAGTCAAGATCAGTTCAGGGAGATTTGCCGGTCAAGGGAACCAGGGCGCTTTGCCTGGCAAAGGAGTAAGAGCCTGGCTTCTGCCAACGCTTGTCGGCATGGGTTTTGGGGGGTGATTGGAATCAATTGAGGCATGCCTGCTTAAAAACCCACTCAGGTTCAGGGACTTCCACTTTTTCCATCTCAAAACCTGGCTCGAAAGGGACTTCTGTTTCCAGCATGTCTTTTGCCCCTTCTCTCAAGGACTCAAGCAATTCTTCCCTGGTTCTCTCTTGAGCGTTTACGCCAGGCAGATCAACCAGCCAACCTATCCACCAGTCATCGGTCCTCTTTATTACTGCTCTGTAATGCATCATGCGGCTTCCAGGTCGTGAACCTTTATTTCTACACGAAGACCCGCAGTTACAGCCATGTTTACAAGGGAGTCCAAGCTGAAAAGGTTTATTTTTCCCCGTTTAAGATCGGATATGCGTGGCTGGGTGACCCCAAACAAGCTTGCCGCCTGGGACTGGCTGATTTCATTACGCTGAATATGTTCGCTGATAGCCATCATCAGAACAGAACGAAGCTTCATATTTTCAGCTTGTTCGGGTGTGTCTTCAATGGCATCCCAAACGCTTTCAAAATGATTGTTGCTCATTGTTTCCTCTCCTGCAACAATTCACGGTAGCGGTTTATAGCCAACTCAAGGTCCTTCCTGGATATTTTCTGAGCTTTCTTATGAAAACGCAAGAAGAGACTGTCCCTTATGTTGCGAGTTCTCGTAACAGGCTGATATGCATGTAAATAAACCGGATTTGGCGGGGTCTTCATATCTTCATGGATACCAGGGGGATATGAAGACATGCAGCATAATTATTTTGGGCTGGCAACATAATTTTTGGCCTTGGAATATAGTACCACTTGTTTGGACTCAGCCTGCATATGGGCCTTACAGGCTGTCCAGCCAGTCCAGAGTCTCCTGCTCTTTTTCCCAGTCCAGAAGTTCATCCAGTTTGGGGTCCTGGGTCTGGTTCTGGGTGTATTCAATGAACTTCTGCTGCAGCTCTCGTTTGCGATTCAGACTCAGCTTGAGATAGACCATGGTGGATTGCAGGTTTTCATGTCCCAGGTGGTTTTTGATGTCTGTCAGGCTGAAGCCGGTCCCGAGCATGTTGATGGCACATGAATGCCTGAAGCAATGCACCGGATTCAATCCCTGGAATCGGTTTTCTTCAAACACCAGGCTCAGATATTTCCTGCATAACCGGTAGATGCCGTTTCTGGTAAAGCCTTGCCTGCGCTGATTTAAAAACAGGGTGTTCTGATGCAAGGGTTTGGGCCTGGGGCGGTATTTCTGGATATACATGGACATGAGCTGGACTGTCTTGGGCCAGAGCTCGATTTGGCGGTAGCGGTTGCCCTTGCCCAGGATGGCCAGGGTTTTCTTGTGCGGGTCAAAGTAGTCCAGACGTAGCGAGGCTGATTCCTCGGCCCTGGCCCCGGAGTTGTAGAGCAGGTGGATGATGGTATAATCCCGGAACGCTCCGCTTTTCTTGAGATTTATACTATCCAGGACCAGCAAAACCTCTTCATGGGTGAGAAAGGCAGCCAGTTTTTTGGGGAAGCGCTTCTGAGGGATGGAGATAATCCGGTCTGCCAGCAGTTTATGTTCGGGATAGAGAAAACGGATCATTCTGGCCAGGGACTTGAATACCGCCAGTCTGTGGCCTCTGGTGCGAGCACTGTTATTTCTGCCGCTCTCCAGATGGTCTAAAAAATCCAGGATGAGCTGGGTGCTTAAATGCCCAATCTCCAAGGAGTTGATATCCCGGCCAAGGGTTTTGGAGGCAAAGGGCAAAAACAGGCTGAAGGTATGGCGGTAGGCCAGGATGGTGTTGGAGCTGACGCCCTTGGTTCTTGGCAGATACTGATCAAAGAAGGTATGCAGACAGGAGCCCAGATTCATATGTCCTCCAGTCGCGAGATGGCAAAGTCCACAAATCCCTGGCGCTTCTCGGCGTCCATGACCTTGAGATACAGGGCGGTGTAGCGGTACTTGCTGTGGCCCATATACGCGGAT contains the following coding sequences:
- a CDS encoding SapC family protein; translated protein: MKPITPKTHADKRWQKPSSYSFARQSALVPLALLDLSRAVMEMPIVLFRQKGEYHLAALLGQKKNKNLFVDSDGKWQGQYVPMLLKCYPFRMVQDKEGRYILCVDEESGLVGDKGSKFIDDEGKPTQKVQAIGKFLQQAEQSRMAAVKACKVLDDCDLIKADPKMPGLYGIDKKKLGQLPEESLPDLHKSWALFLAHCQMISQQHLKKLERMSEQDVDFDEIDWEKIKI
- a CDS encoding Rpn family recombination-promoting nuclease/putative transposase, yielding MSTTNIHDSTIKYFLSDRLNAISLLKSMLPEEIVKQLNFNKIYYEKDSYLPKSLQGYYSDLVVSVPTKCGLYVAKVFFLLEHKSTFKKNTPLQFLRYILEFWEQYQKNTGETRLPVIIPILIAHPEEGWKPTKVSDLVDLPSDDFTIFIPDFNFLLYDAVNDDPEDYDFDETLKALFTLWRYSGSPEFMQGVQKAFQLIKKVDPKARLLDFVQMILHYLEVTRDEKEYIDIKKIAETEIDEGEEYMGTIAEMFRREGREETEQRFLQEKPIWEKQVKVENSQEMLVKSLKMRFDLVKPNIKEQIRSIQDVDTLNDLFEMSFKCSSIEAFTDLLEKVTEN
- a CDS encoding type II toxin-antitoxin system HicB family antitoxin — protein: MHEKYTAIVRKSSSEYIAVCLELNLVAQGADLAEVERNLRAAIESYLEELSSSPETVVEPMPIQEFIEFLNDTELESSTQPSGKYILLEVHEAGSCA
- a CDS encoding type II toxin-antitoxin system HicA family toxin, encoding MPKIPSMSSTELVKLLVKSGAFFVRQGKTDHAIYARIVDGRRYSAPVQMGKKSLNPVYCKRIFRQLKLTDSEIEDVLT
- a CDS encoding type II toxin-antitoxin system HicB family antitoxin; its protein translation is MMHYRAVIKRTDDWWIGWLVDLPGVNAQERTREELLESLREGAKDMLETEVPFEPGFEMEKVEVPEPEWVFKQACLN
- a CDS encoding helix-turn-helix domain-containing protein; translated protein: MSNNHFESVWDAIEDTPEQAENMKLRSVLMMAISEHIQRNEISQSQAASLFGVTQPRISDLKRGKINLFSLDSLVNMAVTAGLRVEIKVHDLEAA
- a CDS encoding site-specific integrase, with the protein product MNLGSCLHTFFDQYLPRTKGVSSNTILAYRHTFSLFLPFASKTLGRDINSLEIGHLSTQLILDFLDHLESGRNNSARTRGHRLAVFKSLARMIRFLYPEHKLLADRIISIPQKRFPKKLAAFLTHEEVLLVLDSINLKKSGAFRDYTIIHLLYNSGARAEESASLRLDYFDPHKKTLAILGKGNRYRQIELWPKTVQLMSMYIQKYRPRPKPLHQNTLFLNQRRQGFTRNGIYRLCRKYLSLVFEENRFQGLNPVHCFRHSCAINMLGTGFSLTDIKNHLGHENLQSTMVYLKLSLNRKRELQQKFIEYTQNQTQDPKLDELLDWEKEQETLDWLDSL